A window of the Lactuca sativa cultivar Salinas chromosome 5, Lsat_Salinas_v11, whole genome shotgun sequence genome harbors these coding sequences:
- the LOC111897218 gene encoding protein PATRONUS 1, producing the protein MSNQLIQQRLIIQNENSNIIPKKTMMISEEKKKSKLGLGKGSRKALNDITNKPKIHQHQETSTKKKNSQKEKEKEEFNIAEERFLHDHNKCIQAQQTITESMFWDIVLPGHYGNLPLEAQLSDPLKIDHYTPVELEMSEFCDWLELGPPSESPLHLESTPCSPRAWDFEEVEFFLKPEIDI; encoded by the exons ATGTCAAATCAACTCATTCAACAGCGATTGATCATTCAGAATGAGAATTCAAACATCATCCCAAAGA AGACGATGATGATTTCTGAAGAAAAAAAGAAATCAAAGTTGGGTTTAGGGAAAGGAAGTCGTAAAGCACTTAATGACATCACAAATAAACCCAAAATCCATCAACATCAAGAAACATCAACTAAGAAAAAGAATTcacaaaaggaaaaggaaaaggaagagTTTAATATTGCAGAAGAAAGGTTTTTGCATGACCACAATAAGTGTATTCAGGCACAACAAACAATCACTGAATCAATGTTTTGGGACATTGTTCTTCCAGGACATTATG ggaATTTGCCATTAGAAGCTCAGTTGTCCGATCCTTTAAAG ATTGACCATTATACCCCTGTGGAGTTGGAAATGTCAGAATTCTGTGATTGGTTGGAGTTGGGACCTCCATCGGAATCTCCATTGCATTTGGAATCTACTCCATGCTCTCCTCGTGCTTGGGATTTTGAAGAGGTTGAATTCTTTTTGAAGCCGGAAATTGATATTTAA